A region of Rhipicephalus microplus isolate Deutch F79 unplaced genomic scaffold, USDA_Rmic scaffold_123, whole genome shotgun sequence DNA encodes the following proteins:
- the LOC142790721 gene encoding uncharacterized protein LOC142790721 isoform X2 — translation MSSGPVAFAASRLRLSLRNRSCCAPSIDLLLARRRQSLIRKTSNSARAGSMSDAHLPNCPPMTAIVVTKKNLPSFSEKRVAPPPSPLTVHDEALRQESSPVPSSTAVESALRSALGIGNSEPGGASPTASTAVPELDANVSTQDPAILDWSLCNPDAEDRVAEPEPMPTKTDSTRIRRLHHSGENEGESTSKTGRAESSHTDRSTLSTAPLSALRNTNEAETDSALEQSSTSAATQVGDDYDAGANSAPTPTKQRRRRRKRQKSAKIKSAGVCLSDGGCSSDENGAVTGDERDGEGVDAAGWISELPAGLISSAEDDDDDPVYSLKPLFTGKHGSSSSSKKSKPSKDKRPNYFVAIQVDDVNVLYVKAIGEDSVSRLKAIAQVCREEFEKANLDLSGNKAFAPHLTLAKLSKQSRRKSGIKKIQDEWYAAFKDETFGTQKVNSLQLLSMSKPKEAKGYYYCSLEHTFGNFSRDQESGDHSECCAPAPSKASQRKIDQKLLQIDAAKQEVKRTISTLTNAKLQQLSELKQEPAEAELEVSDGNLTIVPEDEIST, via the exons ATGAGTAGCGGACCAGTAGCGTTCGCTGCAAGTCGCCTACGGCTCAGTCTCCGAAATCGCTCATGCTGCGCGCCGAGCATCGACCTGCTGCTTGCGCGTCGTCGTCAGTCGCTAATACGCAAGACCAGCAACAGCGCTCGTGCCGGTAGCATGTCAGACGCGCACCTTCCAAACTGCCCGCCCATGACTGCAATCGTGGTCACCAAGAAGAACCTGCCTTCCTTCTCCGAGAAGAGAGTGGCCCCGCCACCGTCGCCGCTGACCGTCCACGATGAAGCGCTGCGCCAAGAGTCGAGCCCGGTTCcttcgagcaccgccgtcgaGTCCGCTCTCCGCTCCGCTCTCGGCATAGGGAATTCCGAGCCCGGCGGCGCGAGCCCCACTGCGTCAACAGCAGTTCCTGAGCTCGATGCCAACGTTTCCACGCAGGACCCCGCCATACTGGACTGGAGCCTGTGCAACCCGGACGCGGAAGACAGAGTCGCCGAACCCGAACCCATGCCGACGAAGACCGATTCTACTCGCATACGGCGCTTGCATCACAGTGGCGAAAACGAAGGCGAGTCCACTAGCAAGACAGGCAGAGCCGAAAGTTCTCATACGGACCGCTCCACTCTGTCGACCGCTCCGCTGTCCGCTCTGCGCAACACGAATGAAGCCGAAACCGACAGTGCTCTGGAGCAGTCGTCGACGTCCGCCGCT ACGCAAGTCGGTGACGACTACGACGCGGGGGCGAACTCGGCGCCCACGCCTACTAAACAGCGCCGCCGTCGGCGAAAACGTCAGAAGAGTGCAAAGATAAAGTCGGCAGGCGTGTGTCTCTCAGATGGCGGCTGTAGTTCGGACGAAAACGGCGCGGTCACTGGTGACGAGCGTGACGGAGAAGGCGTGGATGCTGCCGGGTGGATTTCAGAGCTTCCGGCCGGTTTGATTTCATCGGCCGAAGATGACGACGACGACCCTGTCTACAGTCTCAAACCGCTGTTTACAG gCAAACATGGGTCGTCGTCGTCATCTAAGAAGTCAAAGCCCAGTAAGGATAAGCGGCCGAACTACTTTGTGGCAATCCAAGTGGATGACGTAAAT GTCCTGTATGTGAAAGCAATCGGCGAAGACTCGGTGTCCCGGCTCAAGGCCATCGCTCAAGTTTGCCGTGAAGAGTTCGAAAAAGCAAACTTAGATTTGTCGGGAAACAAGGCATTTGCGCCACATCTCACACTGGCGAAACTGAGCAAGCAAAGCAGGAGAAAAAGC GGGATAAAGAAAATCCAAGACGAATGGTACGCAGCGTTCAAGGATGAGACGTTTGGGACGCAGAAAGTGAACAGCCTTCAGCTTCTGAGTATGTCCAAGCCTAAAGAAGCAAAAGGCTACTACTACTGTAGCCTGGAGCACACATTTG GCAACTTTTCAAGGGACCAGGAAAGCGGCGACCACAGTGAATGCTGCGCACCAGCACCGTCAAAAGCTTCGCAACGCAAGATTGACCAGAAACTACTTCAAATAGATGCTGCAAAGCAAGAGGTTAAACGTACAATATCAACTTTGACGAACGCAAAGCTTCAGCAGCTATCCGAACTGAAGCAGGAACCTGCTGAAGCAGAGCTTGAAGTGTCTGATGGGAACCTCACCATAGTGCCTGAAGATGAAATCTCTACGTAG
- the LOC142790721 gene encoding uncharacterized protein LOC142790721 isoform X1, which translates to MSSGPVAFAASRLRLSLRNRSCCAPSIDLLLARRRQSLIRKTSNSARAGSMSDAHLPNCPPMTAIVVTKKNLPSFSEKRVAPPPSPLTVHDEALRQESSPVPSSTAVESALRSALGIGNSEPGGASPTASTAVPELDANVSTQDPAILDWSLCNPDAEDRVAEPEPMPTKTDSTRIRRLHHSGENEGESTSKTGRAESSHTDRSTLSTAPLSALRNTNEAETDSALEQSSTSAATQVGDDYDAGANSAPTPTKQRRRRRKRQKSAKIKSAGVCLSDGGCSSDENGAVTGDERDGEGVDAAGWISELPAGLISSAEDDDDDPVYSLKPLFTGKHGSSSSSKKSKPSKDKRPNYFVAIQVDDVNVHKAAKKVQDHMRTQEPNIAGALVGIPTLHITLLVLRVNDGDDSLQRAKDSLSRSHQAVKDGLEAAPLVLQFQGLDHFQKEVLYVKAIGEDSVSRLKAIAQVCREEFEKANLDLSGNKAFAPHLTLAKLSKQSRRKSGIKKIQDEWYAAFKDETFGTQKVNSLQLLSMSKPKEAKGYYYCSLEHTFGNFSRDQESGDHSECCAPAPSKASQRKIDQKLLQIDAAKQEVKRTISTLTNAKLQQLSELKQEPAEAELEVSDGNLTIVPEDEIST; encoded by the exons ATGAGTAGCGGACCAGTAGCGTTCGCTGCAAGTCGCCTACGGCTCAGTCTCCGAAATCGCTCATGCTGCGCGCCGAGCATCGACCTGCTGCTTGCGCGTCGTCGTCAGTCGCTAATACGCAAGACCAGCAACAGCGCTCGTGCCGGTAGCATGTCAGACGCGCACCTTCCAAACTGCCCGCCCATGACTGCAATCGTGGTCACCAAGAAGAACCTGCCTTCCTTCTCCGAGAAGAGAGTGGCCCCGCCACCGTCGCCGCTGACCGTCCACGATGAAGCGCTGCGCCAAGAGTCGAGCCCGGTTCcttcgagcaccgccgtcgaGTCCGCTCTCCGCTCCGCTCTCGGCATAGGGAATTCCGAGCCCGGCGGCGCGAGCCCCACTGCGTCAACAGCAGTTCCTGAGCTCGATGCCAACGTTTCCACGCAGGACCCCGCCATACTGGACTGGAGCCTGTGCAACCCGGACGCGGAAGACAGAGTCGCCGAACCCGAACCCATGCCGACGAAGACCGATTCTACTCGCATACGGCGCTTGCATCACAGTGGCGAAAACGAAGGCGAGTCCACTAGCAAGACAGGCAGAGCCGAAAGTTCTCATACGGACCGCTCCACTCTGTCGACCGCTCCGCTGTCCGCTCTGCGCAACACGAATGAAGCCGAAACCGACAGTGCTCTGGAGCAGTCGTCGACGTCCGCCGCT ACGCAAGTCGGTGACGACTACGACGCGGGGGCGAACTCGGCGCCCACGCCTACTAAACAGCGCCGCCGTCGGCGAAAACGTCAGAAGAGTGCAAAGATAAAGTCGGCAGGCGTGTGTCTCTCAGATGGCGGCTGTAGTTCGGACGAAAACGGCGCGGTCACTGGTGACGAGCGTGACGGAGAAGGCGTGGATGCTGCCGGGTGGATTTCAGAGCTTCCGGCCGGTTTGATTTCATCGGCCGAAGATGACGACGACGACCCTGTCTACAGTCTCAAACCGCTGTTTACAG gCAAACATGGGTCGTCGTCGTCATCTAAGAAGTCAAAGCCCAGTAAGGATAAGCGGCCGAACTACTTTGTGGCAATCCAAGTGGATGACGTAAAT GTCCACAAAGCAGCAAAGAAAGTCCAGGACCACATGCGTACCCAGGAACCCAATATCGCAGGAGCGCTCGTCGGCATACCTACCTTGCATATCACCCTCCTTGTGCTTCGAGTGAACGATGGAGACGACTCACTACAGCG AGCCAAGGACTCGCTGAGCCGTAGTCACCAGGCTGTAAAAGATGGCCTTGAAGCCGCTCCCCTTGTGCTGCAATTCCAGGGGCTCGACCACTTTCAAAAAGAA GTCCTGTATGTGAAAGCAATCGGCGAAGACTCGGTGTCCCGGCTCAAGGCCATCGCTCAAGTTTGCCGTGAAGAGTTCGAAAAAGCAAACTTAGATTTGTCGGGAAACAAGGCATTTGCGCCACATCTCACACTGGCGAAACTGAGCAAGCAAAGCAGGAGAAAAAGC GGGATAAAGAAAATCCAAGACGAATGGTACGCAGCGTTCAAGGATGAGACGTTTGGGACGCAGAAAGTGAACAGCCTTCAGCTTCTGAGTATGTCCAAGCCTAAAGAAGCAAAAGGCTACTACTACTGTAGCCTGGAGCACACATTTG GCAACTTTTCAAGGGACCAGGAAAGCGGCGACCACAGTGAATGCTGCGCACCAGCACCGTCAAAAGCTTCGCAACGCAAGATTGACCAGAAACTACTTCAAATAGATGCTGCAAAGCAAGAGGTTAAACGTACAATATCAACTTTGACGAACGCAAAGCTTCAGCAGCTATCCGAACTGAAGCAGGAACCTGCTGAAGCAGAGCTTGAAGTGTCTGATGGGAACCTCACCATAGTGCCTGAAGATGAAATCTCTACGTAG